Sequence from the Sulfuracidifex tepidarius genome:
GCTGGGCTCATAGTTTCATTCATTGGATTCATGATATTCTTTGGTCTCGGCGTGGGTGGGATAGGATGGACCATCCAAGGCGAGTACTTCCCTACTCATGTTAGGGGAACCATGGCTTCACTTCTGGCTTTCATAAACTGGATGTCTAACTTCGCGCTGATTGAGGTCTTCCCCGCATGGTACCACACAGTAGGTCTAGGAGAAGTGATGTTCACCTTCGCTGGGCTGTCGTTCTTAGCTTGGGTGATTTTCCTGTTCCTCTTACCTGAGACCAAGGGCATGAGCGTGGAAGAGATCAACAGCATGTTCGAGAGCATGAGCAGGAAGGAAGAGAAGGAGAACTATGCGACGTCAGACCTCAATAAAGGAGAAGGGAAAGGCGAGAGAAATCAATAGCTCTTTTTCTTGAGATAAAAAGATAATTGTTTTTCAGTTAATTTTATGAGACTGAACACCGACGCGTAGCAAGAGCCTGAGAGATTCCTATGTCCTTACCTTTACGAGGATAGAGACAGAGACTTATCGCAGATCTTGGAGTTGTTTTTATTCCTCACATCAAAGACTCACGCAGGTTATGATGAAAGAGACCCAATCTCCCTTGTATAGAGGACAGCCTCGTATTTATAATTTCGAGTGTGTGTTACGACGTTGTGATACTATTGTCAAATTTATTTAAATACATTGACATGATTCATATATGTAAGTTCGACGTGTGGAAGAGATCTAACTCTCTCACATTGCAACCCTAGTGCCTTTTACTCATTTGAATGTCCTAAGTTTCTCTTGTCCTACATAGATGGTCGGTTCGTCCCTCATGGCTTGTGAAATTCCGCCGTCTACGTTCATTATGCTATAGTAAGGTGGAATCTTGAGGGAGAAACGCGTCGTGAAGCCGGATGTTTTATGCTGATCTGTATCATCAAATTAAGGAAAATTGGTATCGTAAGCGAAATATTTATAAATCTAGAGATTCCTTTTTTTATCAAATGGTAAAGATCTGTCCTAGATGCGGTTATCAGAACACTGATGACGCATCCTTCTGCATGAGGTGTGGAAACGACTTAAGGTCAGTTCAACCCGTCAACTACCAGATCCCTCCACCACCTCCACAGCCTCAGAGTGGATACCCCCTAGGTCAATATCCGCCCAAACCGCCTTTCAAGTTCCCCATGAAGGCTATAATCGGTGCAGTTATAGCTGTGGTGGCGATTGTCGTAGTTTTAGTTGTTGTAGTTCCCATTCTCACAGCTCCCGGGTATCCCATCACCACCTCAAGCCTATCCTCAGTGTACGGTGGTTCATGGACTGTAGACAATTCTCATAGTTTTCAGGTAACGTTCTCCTCCAGTTCTATGACGATCTCCTATTTCAACGGAACCACGAAAACTCTTCCGCTAACCAGCTTTAATGATAGTTTCATATTTAACGGAAACAGTTATATTTATAATGGAAATATGTCTACTCAGTACTTCGTTCTCTTCAACAGTTCTTCAGGGTCTGTACACGAAGAAGTAGAGAAGATAGTCGTAGGTTCCCCTCTTTACAAGGCTATAGCGTCAAACTTCTCGAGCATAAGTACTTGGTTCAGCTTCAACGGGTTCTCCAACATCAAACAGAATGGGAACGTTTACTATTCCTACTACAACTTCTTCTTTAGCAGTTCAGGTGAGGAAATGATATTCGACAGGTCTAACGGAGTTACAGTTTTTCTAGCAACAAATGACATTAACTCAAATATAGCGGCTAAGTTTGCATCAATGGTCTAAGAGATTTATTTTTTAAAAAATAGAAAGAGAGAAAAACACTTTTCTCCTCAAACTCTCCCTGGTGGGAGTTCCATTCCTTCCTTTATTCTTTCTCTACTCCGTTGTATACCTCCGCTGAGAGGGACTTATCTAGTCCTCTAAGTGAGGTAAATTAAAACTATTTACACACGAAAGTCGAATATATAAAAGGAGACTTGGATGAAAAGAGAACGCGTTAACTTTTATAGAACACGGAAAAACCTTATGACATTTTCTAAAACCTGTTGACTCGCATCCTTCACGGAGATATAGAACATCAAGTGGGAATCCACGTATCAACGAAGAGAGGTTGAGAAACTGAGAGCGATAAAAAGGGTTTTCTCTTCTCATCTCAGCTCTCTCAATGATATTCGCGATGGAGGAGTTTCCTAAGATTGCTTGAGATGAGGCAAGGTTCTGGAGGTCTCCTGGATGTCACTCGTTAAGGTTATGTCACCTCGGTTTACCCGGCAATCTCCTTCCTTTGTCACGTTTTAGAGAGTGAAGAGGACCATTTCTCTCGTCGCTCATCGATGTGGACGAGAACCTCAGGCCAGACCGATACACGAACATAATTTGGCAGCTGACGAAAAAATCATATCATTTTTCCTCCATGAAGTCTTTTTACTCAGTTTACGATCTCTCATCTCGCTCGGATATCCCGGACTAAAGGTCCTTATACCCACAAAGATGAGAGAGGGTAACGTTATCACGAAAGCGTAGACCAAAAGAAGGAAAACCATTTTCCCCGTCACCAACGTCTCCCCCATCAGGCGACAGTTACACCGTAACCACGCCTGACACGGACCCACATGTATCCTCACACCTAGGTAGGAATAATGTCTCACCCACAGCACTATAAATCCTAAACAAGTCCCGCTCAAGGAGCGACGTGAACAAGGGAGGGAAAACCGTTTTTCCTCTCTCCACATCTTGGATCTCCTACTCAGACGTTATAGAAATAATAGAAATAAAGGACTAAAGAAAAAAGAAAAATGGAAATGCATAAAAATGAGAGATGATTACAATTTCATGTGGACAAGTATCTCTTTGCAGTTGGGATGACCCCTTTCTTACTGCTCTTCTTCTACTCCCTGGGTACGAGGGAGGTATTGGAGCCAATAGTCATCTCATTGGCTTTGACAGGCTTCCTCTACACCCACACAAGGAAAGGGAAGTACAGGAGAAGTTATCTCTTCATAGTATTAGCTTTCTTCGCTCCTTTTCTCGACATTTACTCCCTCGGTGACCTGGGTTTCGTGGTGATCCTGTGGGCTATCGGCAGTTTAGGGGTGTGGGCTTTCTGTGAAAGTTCGCCCGACGACGATAACGACGGAAGCTCAGCCATAGCTTTAGGAATAATCGTCAACGTGGTAGCCCTACTCATAGGTCTCGCAAACCCACCCCTCAGGTGTCAGAGGCGGACGAGTTCCTGATAGACCCTTTCATGGTGTTATCGGCTTACTTAGCCAGGGATGACAAGGAGGACTGTCTGCCAAATTCTGTGTACCGTGTGTCAGCCTCCCCCACGAAACCGAGTTTGCATCCTAACGCCCACATCTACGTGTATGGACTGCCCGCTGGAGCTAAGGCAGTACTCTACGTTAACGGAAACCGTTACGAAACCGACTATCACCTAACGCTTTACGGCTCTTCCTTCGTGTGGACAGCCTTCGAAGTCCACTTCGGCGGAAAAGTCTGCGTTCCCGATCAGGGATGAGGGAAGATGAAAAGCGGGGACGTGGTTAGCGTAAATTACCGGGAGAAGACTACCCAACCAACTCGACCTCATGTAGCCCTGCCGTCTTCATGGGTCGGAGGGAAGATCTCAGTCTACTCTATCAAATCAGTAATAGGCGAAGGGGGTAACGGATACGTCCTCTTGGGCAAGTACAACGGGAAGAAATACGCCATTAAGGTACTCAAGGTGAGGGAAGGACAGGGGACGGTATCTGTCACGTCATACTTCTCCGGTCTCTCCAAGGAGGCCGCGAACCTCATCGATTTATCCGAGTGGAGGGGTATGGTAAAGATTTACGCCGTGAGTGTGGACAACGTTATAGACGAGATAATGAGGAGTAACGACTCTCTTTACCTCAGCGACCCTCCTAGGCTGATCATGGAATACATGGAGGGCGGAATTTTAGAGGGGGCGATCCTTAACGATACTCTCTTCTACTCTAACAAGTGGAATGACGCAGTGACACGTGTGGCGTCCCAAGTGGCTAACGCCTTACAATACGTCCACTCTCAAGGCTACGTACATCTGGACGTGAAACCGAATAACGTGTTCCTGCTCTCACCAGTGAGGACTGCAGAGGAAATGGAGAAGGTTGAGGTCAAGCTAGGTGACTTGGGTAGCGCTACGCGAATAGGAAAGGACGTCGGACAGCTGACCTTAGAGTATGCAACTCCCGAACAGATTGTAGAGACGGCTTCCCCCAAGATGGACGTCTTCTCCTTGGGTATGACGATTTACGTCTCCCTCACTAGGAGGGTCGACAGACCCGACACGGAACACATGAGGAAGGCCTTCTCTCTTGCGTCGAAGGGTATGATGAAGGAAGCAAGGAGAGAGGTGGATGAAGCTAAGAGGTGTCTCTCGTCCTGGGAAGTCGGGAATGGCGGGGTAGGGCTTCTAAGGGACCCTATGTTGAAAAGGATGTTGAGCCCAAACCCCTGGGATAGACCTTCCATGAAGGAGGTAACGGAATGGTTATCAAATCTATGATGTGGTTTCACAGTAAATCCGGGAAACCTTCACACAACTTGGAAATGAAATTCTATCAAGGGGATTTGCATTTAAATTCAGATTATATCTGAAAAATTCAACTTCTCACATGAGAGATTCCTTAAAGACGAGTCCAATTTTGAGCCTGAGCTAAAAGAAAAGATAGGGATCACTTTCATAAAGTGTATTTAATGTCAAGTAGATTATCTGCGAGGCGGTCGAAGCCACTTGGTCCCTCGTGTACTCAAGTCGCATGTGCTCTCCACATGATCGGGATTACATGTAACTTCCTCGATCTTTAGACCTTCAAAGACCGGGTTTTCTTACGGAGGTCTTCCTGTTTGTTGGGTTCGAGCTCATACACTTATATCAGAAGTCTTCACACGCAAAGTCTCTTCTCCTTCTCACATGAAGCAGTGTCTCATGAAAGTTTTAA
This genomic interval carries:
- a CDS encoding zinc ribbon domain-containing protein, translated to MVKICPRCGYQNTDDASFCMRCGNDLRSVQPVNYQIPPPPPQPQSGYPLGQYPPKPPFKFPMKAIIGAVIAVVAIVVVLVVVVPILTAPGYPITTSSLSSVYGGSWTVDNSHSFQVTFSSSSMTISYFNGTTKTLPLTSFNDSFIFNGNSYIYNGNMSTQYFVLFNSSSGSVHEEVEKIVVGSPLYKAIASNFSSISTWFSFNGFSNIKQNGNVYYSYYNFFFSSSGEEMIFDRSNGVTVFLATNDINSNIAAKFASMV
- a CDS encoding protein kinase domain-containing protein; the encoded protein is MKSGDVVSVNYREKTTQPTRPHVALPSSWVGGKISVYSIKSVIGEGGNGYVLLGKYNGKKYAIKVLKVREGQGTVSVTSYFSGLSKEAANLIDLSEWRGMVKIYAVSVDNVIDEIMRSNDSLYLSDPPRLIMEYMEGGILEGAILNDTLFYSNKWNDAVTRVASQVANALQYVHSQGYVHLDVKPNNVFLLSPVRTAEEMEKVEVKLGDLGSATRIGKDVGQLTLEYATPEQIVETASPKMDVFSLGMTIYVSLTRRVDRPDTEHMRKAFSLASKGMMKEARREVDEAKRCLSSWEVGNGGVGLLRDPMLKRMLSPNPWDRPSMKEVTEWLSNL